A region of Methanofollis sp. DNA encodes the following proteins:
- a CDS encoding nucleotide exchange factor GrpE: protein MEADRDNQAPEKQPTLEQPGPPGEGKDIESLGKACDDLRAANADLKRSCDDLNERYLRLAADFDNFRKRTARQNEEIREYALEKFAAELLDVVDNFERARKSDDASLREGLESIQKQFSGILEKHGIEPLSCLHAAFNPEEHEAVACIPSEHPEGTVVEEFIPGYRMHDRIIRHAKVAVSKGNNE from the coding sequence ATGGAGGCGGATAGAGATAATCAGGCGCCGGAGAAGCAACCGACCCTGGAACAGCCCGGCCCCCCGGGAGAGGGCAAAGATATCGAGTCCCTCGGGAAGGCCTGTGACGATCTCAGGGCGGCGAACGCCGACCTCAAGAGATCCTGTGACGACCTGAACGAACGGTATCTCCGCCTTGCTGCGGATTTCGACAACTTCAGGAAGCGTACTGCCCGGCAGAACGAGGAGATCAGGGAGTACGCCCTGGAAAAGTTCGCCGCGGAACTGCTCGACGTTGTCGACAACTTCGAGCGGGCACGGAAGTCCGACGATGCCTCCCTCCGCGAGGGCCTTGAAAGCATACAGAAACAGTTCTCCGGGATCCTGGAAAAACACGGGATCGAACCTCTTTCGTGCCTCCACGCGGCATTCAACCCCGAGGAGCACGAAGCGGTTGCCTGCATCCCGTCGGAACACCCGGAAGGCACAGTTGTCGAAGAATTCATCCCCGGCTACCGCATGCACGACAGGATAATCAGGCATGCGAAAGTCGCGGTGTCAAAAGGAAACAACGAATAA
- the dnaK gene encoding molecular chaperone DnaK produces MATEKVLGIDLGTTNSCMAIMEGGQPVVIANAEGGRTTPSIVAFSKEGERLVGSVAKRQAITNPKRTIISIKRKMGTSETVDIDDRKYTPQEISAMILQKMKLDAEAYLGEKIEKAVITVPAYFNDAQRQATKDAGKIAGLDVMRIINEPTASALAYGIDKEEESTILVYDLGGGTFDVSILQLGDGVFEVKATAGNNRLGGDDFDQRVMDWVVAEFRAKEGLDLSKDPMALQRIRDAAENAKKELSTVQKTSINLPYITTDASGPKFLDMDLTRAKFEQLVGDLVEKTVEPVKQALSDAKLTASDIDHVLLVGGSTRVPLVVETVRKLLGKEPDKGINPDECVAVGAAIQGGVLTGEAKDVLLLDVTPLSLGIETLGGIDTKLIDRNTTIPTRKSQIFSTAADGQTSVEIHVIQGERALAKDNFTLGKFQLTGIPPAPRGIPQIEVTFDIDANGIVHVSAKDLGTGKEQTITIKGGKGISEDEINRMVNDSKNFEEDDKKKREEIEVRNTADTAVYTAEKTLKESGDKIGEDDKKKIEETSAALKTALEGDDTEDIKKKLEELTEAVYAVTAKIYQEAQKAQEAQKAAGAEGAQKKQDDNVVDADFDVKDEKKE; encoded by the coding sequence ATGGCAACAGAAAAGGTTCTTGGTATTGACCTTGGCACGACGAACTCCTGCATGGCCATCATGGAGGGCGGTCAGCCTGTCGTGATCGCGAATGCAGAAGGCGGCAGGACAACGCCGTCGATCGTGGCGTTCAGCAAGGAAGGCGAGCGGCTTGTCGGCAGCGTCGCCAAGAGACAGGCGATCACCAACCCGAAGAGGACGATCATCTCGATCAAGCGGAAGATGGGGACGAGCGAGACCGTCGACATCGACGACAGGAAGTACACCCCGCAGGAGATCTCCGCGATGATCCTCCAGAAGATGAAGCTCGATGCCGAGGCATATCTCGGCGAGAAGATCGAGAAGGCCGTCATCACCGTCCCGGCCTACTTCAACGACGCCCAGAGACAGGCCACGAAGGACGCCGGCAAGATCGCCGGGCTTGACGTCATGCGGATCATCAACGAGCCGACCGCGAGCGCCCTCGCCTACGGCATCGACAAGGAAGAGGAGTCGACCATCCTCGTCTACGACCTCGGCGGCGGCACCTTCGATGTCTCCATTCTCCAGCTCGGCGACGGCGTCTTCGAAGTGAAGGCGACTGCCGGGAACAACCGCCTCGGCGGCGACGACTTCGACCAGCGTGTCATGGACTGGGTCGTCGCAGAGTTCAGGGCAAAGGAAGGCCTCGACCTTTCGAAGGACCCGATGGCACTGCAGAGGATCAGGGACGCCGCCGAGAACGCCAAGAAGGAGCTCTCGACCGTCCAGAAGACGAGCATCAACCTCCCCTACATCACCACCGACGCCAGCGGCCCGAAGTTCCTGGACATGGACCTCACCAGGGCGAAGTTCGAGCAGCTTGTCGGCGACCTGGTCGAGAAGACCGTCGAACCTGTGAAGCAGGCCCTCTCCGACGCGAAGCTGACCGCGTCCGATATCGACCACGTCCTCCTTGTGGGCGGTTCGACTCGCGTGCCCCTCGTCGTCGAGACGGTCAGGAAGCTCCTGGGCAAGGAACCCGACAAGGGCATCAACCCTGACGAGTGCGTGGCCGTCGGCGCCGCGATCCAGGGCGGCGTCCTCACCGGCGAGGCAAAGGACGTGCTCCTCCTTGATGTCACCCCCCTCTCCCTCGGCATCGAGACCCTCGGCGGCATCGACACGAAGTTGATCGACCGGAACACCACCATCCCGACGAGAAAGAGCCAGATCTTCTCGACGGCTGCGGACGGCCAGACGAGCGTCGAGATCCACGTGATCCAGGGCGAGCGCGCCCTTGCCAAGGACAACTTCACCCTCGGCAAGTTCCAGCTCACCGGCATCCCGCCCGCACCCCGCGGCATCCCCCAGATCGAGGTCACCTTCGACATCGACGCCAACGGTATCGTCCATGTCTCGGCAAAGGACCTCGGGACAGGCAAGGAGCAGACCATCACCATCAAGGGCGGCAAGGGGATCTCCGAGGACGAGATCAACCGCATGGTCAACGACTCCAAGAATTTCGAGGAAGACGACAAGAAGAAGCGCGAGGAGATCGAGGTGCGGAACACCGCCGACACCGCGGTCTACACCGCCGAAAAGACCCTCAAGGAGTCCGGCGACAAGATCGGCGAGGACGATAAGAAGAAGATCGAGGAGACCTCCGCCGCCCTGAAGACGGCCCTCGAAGGTGACGACACCGAGGATATCAAGAAGAAACTGGAAGAACTCACCGAGGCCGTGTACGCGGTCACCGCCAAGATCTACCAGGAAGCGCAGAAGGCTCAGGAGGCCCAGAAGGCCGCCGGTGCCGAGGGTGCACAGAAGAAGCAGGACGACAATGTCGTCGATGCCGACTTCGATGTCAAGGACGAGAAGAAAGAGTGA